GCGCTTGAGGCCGATCGGCTCACCGGTTTCGCGACACCAGCCGTATTCGCCACGAGCCAGGTGTTCGAGGGCTTCGTCGATCTTGTCCAGCAGCTTCTTTTCCCGCTCCAGCAGGCGCAGTTGCCACTGGCGCTGTTCTTCGGCACTGCCGATATCGGCGGGATCGCTGTGGGGTTCCTGCTCGCGCAACACGTCGAACTCGCCGGCAATGCGCTCCTGCAGCTCGCTGCGCTGAGCCAGTAGCAGGTCGCGAAAGAAGCCTTGCTGGGCATCGTTCATGTAATCGGCGGCGGGTTGAGCGAGCAGTTCTTGTTCAGTCATGGCGGTGGATCATCAGAGCGGGTGTATTTTTATGTTATAGCATAACAATACAAATAAGCCACTCCCCTCTTGCTCGCTGCGACAAAGGGCACGATGCTTTAACCCGTCCGCCCCTTTGAGAAATGCCATGGGAAACGCCCTGAGATTCTCGCTGTTGAGCCTTTCGTTGCTGATCGCGGTCGATGCCAGGGGACAAGTCCCAAGCCTGGCCAACTGCACTCGCAGCGCCAATCTGCTGGCCTGCGTGGATGCCGACGGCAATGCCTACAGCGTTAACACCGTCGGCAACACGATCTATTTGCGCGGCTTCGAAGTGGCCGGCAAACGCCAATGGGCGCAAACCAATAGCCGCTACGGGCAATTGACGTTCTTCACGGGCATCGCGTCCGATGGCGAAGCCTGGGTCGGCTACAACCGCCGGGTTGGCTGGACAACCATCAATCGGTTTTCCAGTTCCGGC
The window above is part of the Pseudomonas sp. B21-048 genome. Proteins encoded here:
- a CDS encoding glutamine synthetase, yielding MGNALRFSLLSLSLLIAVDARGQVPSLANCTRSANLLACVDADGNAYSVNTVGNTIYLRGFEVAGKRQWAQTNSRYGQLTFFTGIASDGEAWVGYNRRVGWTTINRFSSSGGSSGKFTCSRMTGC
- the dksA gene encoding RNA polymerase-binding protein DksA, which translates into the protein MTEQELLAQPAADYMNDAQQGFFRDLLLAQRSELQERIAGEFDVLREQEPHSDPADIGSAEEQRQWQLRLLEREKKLLDKIDEALEHLARGEYGWCRETGEPIGLKRLLLRPTATLCIEAKEREELRERHQRAI